One region of Anaeromyxobacter paludicola genomic DNA includes:
- a CDS encoding glutathione S-transferase family protein codes for MKIVLGNKAYSSWSLRPWLVLRHFGIACEEQVIPLDQPTSEADLRRASPSGRVPALLDGELTVWDSLAICEYLADKFTGKPLWPADPAARAVARSVSAEMHSGFTALRNHLPFKIKETFDPAPLLPEVQADVDRIVALWNDCRRRFGKGGPFLFGPFSIADAMYAPVVSRFRTYGVKPQGEAAAYAEAVWALPELQAWLEEARKETWRMKRYEQKA; via the coding sequence GTGAAGATCGTCCTCGGCAACAAGGCCTACTCGTCCTGGTCGCTCCGCCCGTGGCTCGTGCTGCGCCACTTCGGGATCGCGTGCGAGGAGCAGGTGATCCCGCTCGACCAGCCCACCAGCGAGGCCGACCTCCGTCGCGCGTCGCCCTCCGGCCGCGTACCGGCGCTCCTCGACGGCGAGCTCACCGTCTGGGACTCGCTCGCCATCTGCGAGTACCTCGCCGACAAGTTCACCGGGAAGCCGCTCTGGCCCGCCGACCCCGCCGCGCGCGCCGTGGCCCGGTCGGTGAGCGCCGAGATGCACTCCGGCTTCACCGCGCTCCGCAACCACCTCCCCTTCAAGATCAAGGAGACGTTCGACCCCGCGCCGCTCCTCCCCGAGGTGCAGGCCGACGTGGACCGGATCGTCGCCCTCTGGAACGACTGCCGCCGCCGCTTCGGCAAGGGCGGGCCCTTCCTGTTCGGCCCGTTCTCGATCGCCGACGCCATGTACGCGCCCGTCGTGAGCCGCTTCCGGACCTACGGCGTGAAGCCCCAGGGTGAGGCCGCCGCGTACGCCGAGGCCGTCTGGGCGCTGCCCGAGCTGCAGGCCTGGCTCGAGGAGGCGCGGAAGGAGACGTGGCGGATGAAGAGGTACGAGCAGAAGGCGTAG
- a CDS encoding YfhO family protein, whose protein sequence is MSQRPRRLLSWPAAFLLVPALVALVHWRVVLPGQAFINFDLPAFFIQMRDALQQSLRHGDLPTWQRGIFLGFPFFADPQVAAFEPTAWLTLGLAPARALTVGTLLHLVLAGWGTLYWVRQRGLGPSEGLLAAVIFALGGKVTAHLLHWNFPASLCWWPFMLGGIEGFVRRGRGRHLAVTAVAGCLSWFGGAPQMGYFGTVVTGLYALVHAPVLWRRRPMDALLALAAAPLGFVVAAPSVLPVSELAALGPRGAGVDYAFATSWNWTSWRDLFVLVVPRAYGMGWGYRGPLNGWEMTGYVGVFALALACAAPLRQRGNATLAAVAVLGIAVGFGERAPLHLHWLLYRFLPGFGNFRNPTRLALVSALCVAVLAAEGLAAIRTAPRRTLRAALVLGLCEAAALAFLFLVPGFPPEGIAQSAAITGAVAAAGFAFLWLSRRGLAVGLAAAAIALLDFGLNFRDANPVGPVSEQGPKLLAAQPLLPAPPAPRRVAVLTWDGFGLANDVIRHDWEGVNGWGPTMIGRVRALLGATRDGHLGGVPRVRQDTLWPHPDPTSPYWPLLACPLVLSDEQPALPPAGAPVPAEGRRLQPYRAPALPRVYWTGAYTVASDAAVAAPLLRAAGGAEAVVAAADPALPPSGAPAGPIAASAVAVDGPELEAELDAPRDGLAVVVDPWFPGWRATVDGRPAALVRANYAFMAVPVKAGRHALRLEYRPRLLWPGVALSAAALLGLAAALGWRHRHPVKQGAAGSGPKVAAA, encoded by the coding sequence ATGAGCCAGCGGCCCCGCCGCCTCCTCTCCTGGCCCGCCGCCTTCCTGCTCGTCCCGGCGCTGGTCGCGCTGGTGCACTGGCGGGTGGTCCTGCCCGGGCAGGCGTTCATCAACTTCGACCTCCCCGCCTTCTTCATCCAGATGCGGGACGCGCTCCAGCAGTCGCTCCGCCACGGCGACCTCCCCACCTGGCAGCGCGGCATCTTCCTCGGCTTCCCCTTCTTCGCCGATCCGCAGGTCGCCGCCTTCGAGCCGACCGCCTGGCTCACCCTCGGGCTCGCGCCGGCGCGCGCGCTCACCGTGGGCACCCTCCTGCACCTCGTCCTCGCCGGCTGGGGCACGCTCTACTGGGTGCGGCAGCGCGGGCTGGGCCCGTCGGAGGGGCTCCTCGCCGCGGTGATCTTCGCGCTCGGCGGCAAGGTCACCGCCCACCTCCTGCACTGGAACTTCCCGGCCTCGCTCTGCTGGTGGCCCTTCATGCTGGGCGGGATCGAGGGGTTCGTGCGGCGGGGGCGCGGCCGCCACCTCGCGGTCACGGCGGTGGCGGGCTGCCTCTCCTGGTTCGGCGGCGCGCCGCAGATGGGCTACTTCGGGACGGTGGTCACCGGGCTCTACGCGCTCGTCCACGCGCCGGTGCTCTGGCGCCGCCGCCCCATGGACGCGCTCCTCGCCCTGGCCGCGGCGCCGCTCGGGTTCGTGGTGGCGGCCCCCTCGGTGCTGCCGGTCTCGGAGCTGGCGGCGCTCGGTCCGCGCGGCGCCGGGGTGGACTACGCCTTCGCGACCTCGTGGAACTGGACGAGCTGGCGCGACCTCTTCGTGCTCGTCGTCCCGCGCGCGTACGGCATGGGCTGGGGCTATCGCGGCCCGCTCAACGGCTGGGAGATGACCGGCTACGTCGGGGTCTTCGCGCTGGCGCTCGCCTGCGCGGCGCCGCTGCGGCAGCGCGGGAACGCCACCCTCGCGGCGGTGGCGGTGCTCGGCATCGCGGTGGGCTTCGGCGAGCGCGCGCCGCTCCACCTCCACTGGCTGCTCTACCGGTTCCTCCCCGGCTTCGGGAACTTCCGGAACCCCACCCGGCTCGCGCTGGTCAGCGCGCTCTGTGTGGCCGTGCTGGCGGCCGAGGGGCTCGCCGCGATCCGGACCGCGCCGCGGCGCACGCTCCGCGCCGCGCTGGTCCTCGGGCTCTGCGAGGCGGCCGCGCTCGCGTTCCTGTTCCTCGTGCCGGGCTTCCCGCCCGAGGGGATCGCGCAGTCGGCCGCCATCACCGGCGCCGTCGCGGCCGCCGGCTTCGCCTTCCTCTGGCTGTCGCGACGCGGCCTGGCGGTGGGGCTCGCGGCGGCCGCCATCGCGCTGCTCGACTTCGGCCTCAACTTCCGCGACGCGAACCCCGTCGGCCCCGTCTCCGAGCAGGGGCCGAAGCTCCTGGCGGCGCAGCCCCTCCTGCCGGCGCCGCCCGCGCCGCGGCGGGTGGCCGTGCTCACCTGGGACGGCTTCGGGCTCGCCAACGACGTCATCCGCCACGACTGGGAGGGCGTGAACGGCTGGGGACCGACCATGATCGGCCGGGTGCGGGCGCTCCTCGGGGCCACCCGCGACGGCCACCTCGGCGGCGTCCCGCGCGTGCGCCAGGACACGCTCTGGCCGCACCCCGACCCGACCTCGCCCTACTGGCCGCTGCTCGCCTGCCCCCTCGTGCTCTCGGACGAGCAGCCGGCGCTCCCGCCGGCCGGGGCGCCGGTGCCGGCCGAGGGGCGCCGCCTGCAGCCCTACCGCGCGCCGGCCCTGCCGCGGGTCTACTGGACCGGCGCCTACACCGTGGCCTCCGACGCCGCGGTCGCCGCGCCGCTCCTGCGCGCCGCCGGCGGCGCCGAGGCGGTGGTGGCCGCCGCCGACCCGGCGCTGCCGCCCTCGGGCGCGCCCGCCGGCCCGATCGCAGCCTCGGCCGTGGCGGTGGACGGGCCGGAGCTCGAGGCGGAGCTCGACGCCCCGCGCGACGGGCTCGCGGTGGTGGTGGACCCGTGGTTCCCCGGCTGGCGCGCCACCGTGGACGGCAGGCCCGCCGCGCTGGTCCGCGCCAACTACGCCTTCATGGCGGTGCCGGTGAAGGCGGGGCGCCACGCGCTCCGGCTCGAGTACCGCCCGCGCCTCCTCTGGCCCGGCGTGGCGCTCTCGGCCGCCGCGCTCCTCGGCCTCGCCGCCGCGCTCGGCTGGCGCCACCGCCACCCGGTGAAGCAGGGCGCGGCCGGGAGCGGCCCCAAGGTCGCCGCCGCGTGA
- the ahcY gene encoding adenosylhomocysteinase — MAVSTARSRKSAPRIEFKVKDLSLADWGRKEIELAEKEMPGLMAIRAEYAARQPLAGQRITGSLHMTIQTAVLIETLVDLGATVRWCSCNIFSTQDHAAAAIAVGRGGTADDPRGVPVFAWKGETLDEYWDCTERALDFGDGRGPTQIVDDGGDATLLLHKGLEYERAGKVPDPKTADSEELAVVLKLLGRLLKADPKRWQRVAAECKGVTEETTTGVHRLYEMQKAGTLLFPAINVNDSVTKSKFDNLYGCRHSLVDGIMRATDVMLAGKTAVVCGYGDVGKGCAQSLRGQGCRVLVTEVDPICALQAAMEGYQVVRLEDVVRDADLFVTATGNVDIITVDHMKKMKDCAIVGNIGHFDNEIDMAGLKKVPGLKRVNIKPQYDAFVFPDGHRVLILAEGRLLNLGCATGHPSFVMSNSFTNQTLAQIELAQHRDRYEKKVYVLPKHLDEKVARLHLDQIGARLSKLTKKQAEYIGVSPKGPFKPDHYRY; from the coding sequence ATGGCCGTGAGCACCGCCCGTTCGCGCAAGAGCGCCCCCCGCATCGAGTTCAAGGTGAAGGACCTCTCCCTGGCCGACTGGGGCCGCAAGGAGATCGAGCTCGCCGAGAAGGAGATGCCCGGGCTCATGGCGATCCGGGCCGAGTACGCGGCCAGGCAGCCGCTCGCCGGCCAGCGCATCACCGGCTCGCTCCACATGACCATCCAGACGGCGGTCCTCATCGAGACGCTGGTGGACCTGGGCGCGACGGTGCGCTGGTGCTCCTGCAACATCTTCTCGACCCAGGACCACGCGGCGGCGGCCATCGCCGTCGGCCGCGGCGGCACGGCGGACGACCCGCGCGGCGTCCCGGTCTTCGCCTGGAAGGGCGAGACGCTCGACGAGTACTGGGACTGCACCGAGCGCGCCCTCGACTTCGGCGACGGCCGCGGCCCGACCCAGATCGTGGACGACGGCGGCGACGCCACCCTGCTCCTGCACAAGGGGCTCGAGTACGAGCGCGCCGGCAAGGTGCCGGACCCGAAGACCGCCGACTCCGAGGAGCTCGCGGTGGTGCTGAAGCTCCTCGGCCGCCTCCTCAAGGCCGACCCGAAGCGCTGGCAGCGGGTCGCGGCCGAGTGCAAGGGGGTCACCGAGGAGACGACCACCGGCGTGCACCGGCTCTACGAGATGCAGAAGGCGGGGACGCTCCTCTTCCCCGCCATCAACGTGAACGACTCGGTCACCAAGTCGAAGTTCGACAACCTCTACGGCTGCCGCCACTCGCTCGTGGACGGCATCATGCGCGCCACCGACGTCATGCTGGCCGGCAAGACGGCGGTGGTCTGCGGCTACGGCGACGTGGGCAAGGGCTGCGCCCAGTCGCTCCGCGGCCAGGGCTGCCGGGTGCTGGTCACCGAGGTGGACCCGATCTGCGCGCTCCAGGCGGCGATGGAGGGCTACCAGGTGGTCCGGCTCGAGGACGTGGTCCGGGACGCGGACCTCTTCGTCACGGCCACCGGCAACGTGGACATCATCACGGTGGACCACATGAAGAAGATGAAGGACTGCGCCATCGTCGGGAACATCGGCCACTTCGACAACGAGATCGACATGGCGGGGCTGAAGAAGGTCCCGGGCCTGAAGCGGGTCAACATCAAGCCGCAGTACGACGCCTTCGTCTTCCCGGACGGCCACCGCGTCCTCATCCTCGCCGAGGGGCGCCTCCTCAACCTGGGCTGCGCGACGGGCCACCCGAGCTTCGTGATGTCGAACAGCTTCACGAACCAGACGCTGGCCCAGATCGAGCTCGCGCAGCACCGGGACCGCTACGAGAAGAAGGTCTACGTGCTCCCGAAGCACCTCGACGAGAAGGTGGCGCGGCTGCACCTCGACCAGATCGGGGCCCGCCTCTCCAAGCTCACGAAGAAGCAGGCCGAGTACATCGGCGTCTCGCCGAAGGGGCCGTTCAAGCCGGACCACTACCGGTACTAG